The Sporocytophaga myxococcoides genome includes a window with the following:
- a CDS encoding ABC transporter permease — protein sequence MIKFISTRFLYGFLVLFGALIVVFFLFNVLPGDPVAMMAGQRTDVSTREAITRELGLDQPLPVQLGYYLNDLSPVSIHRDTEANEKNYEYKKLFKVKDKVVVVKYPYLRRSFQTNKKVSEIIIENLEGTFWLAFAAMLFATVFGILFGMMASVKPNSLLDHSTISLSVLGISAPPFVMGALIAMVFGYYLSDYTGLNTSGQLWEDDLNGRKLVLKNLILPAFTLGLRPLAIIIQLTRSSMLDVLSQDYIRTARAKGLRYYKIILKHALKNALNPVITAVSGWLASLMAGAFFIEYIFNWKGIGSVTIDAVYKLDFPVVMGTTLFVALVFIVVNICVDILYAAIDPRVRLH from the coding sequence ATGATAAAATTTATATCGACTAGGTTTTTATATGGCTTTCTGGTACTGTTCGGTGCTTTGATAGTTGTATTTTTTCTTTTTAATGTATTGCCGGGTGATCCAGTAGCCATGATGGCAGGTCAGAGAACTGACGTTTCCACCCGAGAGGCCATTACCAGAGAGCTTGGCCTTGATCAGCCACTTCCAGTGCAATTGGGCTATTATCTGAATGATCTTTCTCCTGTTTCTATTCACCGAGATACTGAAGCAAATGAAAAGAATTATGAATATAAAAAGCTTTTTAAAGTAAAAGATAAAGTTGTTGTAGTAAAATATCCATATCTGAGAAGGTCATTTCAAACCAACAAAAAAGTTAGTGAGATCATAATTGAAAATCTTGAGGGAACTTTCTGGCTGGCTTTTGCAGCAATGTTATTTGCTACAGTGTTTGGAATACTCTTTGGAATGATGGCTTCTGTCAAGCCCAACAGTCTTCTTGATCATTCGACCATTTCCCTTTCAGTTTTAGGAATTTCAGCCCCTCCATTTGTAATGGGGGCATTAATTGCAATGGTTTTTGGATACTACCTTTCTGATTATACGGGTTTGAATACTTCCGGGCAGTTATGGGAGGATGATTTAAATGGAAGAAAGCTGGTGTTGAAGAATCTTATTTTACCAGCATTTACTTTGGGCCTCAGGCCATTGGCTATAATTATTCAGTTAACAAGAAGCAGTATGCTGGATGTTTTGTCACAGGATTATATAAGAACGGCGAGAGCTAAAGGGCTTCGATATTATAAAATAATACTTAAGCATGCGTTGAAAAATGCTTTGAATCCAGTTATTACTGCAGTTTCAGGGTGGCTGGCTTCGCTAATGGCAGGAGCATTTTTTATCGAATACATATTTAACTGGAAGGGAATTGGCTCCGTTACAATCGATGCGGTATATAAGCTCGATTTCCCTGTAGTGATGGGTACCACCTTATTTGTAGCTCTCGTTTTCATAGTTGTTAATATTTGTGTAGATATTTTATATGCAGCCATTGATCCACGGGTCAGATTGCATTAA
- a CDS encoding redoxin domain-containing protein produces the protein MKIYIKMKSKVLKIIILWAAFSSSFFFSFAQPKVGQKAPDFKIEDPNGKIIRLSDLSDKIVLLDFWASWCMPCRQVNPEIVALYHKYHDKGFEIFSVSLDTKKEAWLNAIKKDQLSWPFHGSDLKGWENEVAELYDISGIPATFLIDEKGIIIGTDLDEYDLDKKLNFLFNEQVQFYPQTAAGKLFFTAKAKYQIEDLKGNVLLKGKSEEVDITGLAASEYLIRYEGKSSLFLKKVNDQALVTFYPQRVDDQITLSKNANFEIYNQRGKLIKKGSGEVIMVQDLSSGNYYISLEGTVNTFFKK, from the coding sequence ATGAAAATTTATATCAAGATGAAGAGCAAAGTGCTTAAAATAATCATATTATGGGCGGCTTTCTCTTCATCTTTCTTTTTTTCTTTCGCACAACCCAAAGTGGGCCAAAAAGCTCCTGATTTTAAAATTGAAGATCCTAACGGAAAAATAATCCGTCTTTCAGATCTTTCTGACAAAATCGTATTACTTGATTTTTGGGCTTCATGGTGTATGCCTTGCCGCCAAGTCAATCCGGAAATAGTTGCACTTTATCATAAGTATCATGATAAAGGATTTGAAATTTTCAGTGTTTCATTGGATACTAAAAAAGAAGCCTGGCTTAATGCCATAAAAAAAGACCAGCTATCATGGCCCTTCCATGGAAGTGATTTAAAAGGCTGGGAAAATGAAGTAGCTGAACTTTATGACATTTCAGGAATTCCCGCTACCTTTTTAATTGATGAAAAGGGTATTATCATCGGGACTGATCTTGACGAATACGATCTTGACAAAAAGCTTAACTTTCTATTCAATGAGCAAGTTCAGTTTTATCCACAAACCGCCGCCGGCAAACTTTTTTTCACCGCAAAAGCAAAGTATCAGATTGAAGATCTAAAAGGAAATGTTTTACTGAAAGGCAAAAGTGAAGAAGTTGATATTACAGGATTAGCGGCCTCTGAATACCTTATCAGGTACGAAGGTAAGTCATCTCTCTTTCTCAAAAAAGTAAACGATCAGGCGCTTGTTACTTTTTATCCCCAAAGGGTAGATGATCAAATTACTTTATCTAAAAACGCTAATTTCGAAATATACAATCAAAGAGGTAAACTGATTAAGAAAGGATCTGGAGAAGTTATTATGGTTCAGGATCTTTCTTCCGGCAATTACTACATCAGCCTTGAAGGAACTGTTAATACCTTCTTCAAAAAATAA
- a CDS encoding BT_3928 family protein translates to MVKIINTISRIIVGCLFIFSGLVKLNDPYGTAFKLEEYFHVFSADFGSFFEVFTPYSLFLSIAIVGLEVILGIALLLNYRMKQTTWILLLLIVFFTFLTFYSFYFDKVKECGCFGTLIVLTPKQSFIKDLILLFFILIIFFLGRNQVSVFNTLKGDLLMLIVSFVTFYTGYHAANHLPYFDLLNFKVGNNIPQLMKAEETPKYKFILSKGGKEFEFLQENYPSDTSYKFVRYELLNKDTTKLVPKIIGFNVDSDEGDKTKEILTGKRLLITIPDVNKAFKNCEGGCVEKLRNLITQSEKMGFSPVILTEPGSSDVMEAFRHELQLAVPYYFMDDVILKMMVRSNPGILVLKDGTVLEKWHYNDIPDSDKLKMLQK, encoded by the coding sequence ATGGTGAAAATCATTAATACTATAAGCAGGATCATAGTTGGCTGCTTGTTTATTTTTTCCGGATTGGTAAAATTGAATGATCCATACGGAACAGCTTTTAAGCTTGAGGAATACTTTCATGTTTTTAGTGCGGATTTTGGATCTTTTTTTGAGGTATTTACCCCATATTCATTATTCTTGTCGATTGCCATTGTAGGATTGGAAGTGATTCTGGGTATAGCATTATTGCTTAATTACAGGATGAAACAAACAACATGGATACTTTTGCTTTTAATAGTGTTTTTCACATTCTTAACATTTTATTCCTTTTATTTTGATAAAGTGAAAGAATGTGGATGCTTCGGAACCTTGATCGTTTTAACCCCAAAACAGTCCTTCATCAAGGATCTTATTCTTCTGTTTTTCATTCTAATAATATTTTTCCTGGGAAGAAATCAAGTTTCTGTTTTTAATACTTTAAAAGGAGATTTATTGATGCTAATCGTTTCGTTTGTGACTTTCTATACCGGATATCATGCTGCGAATCATTTACCATATTTTGATCTTCTGAATTTTAAAGTGGGGAACAATATACCTCAATTAATGAAAGCAGAAGAAACTCCGAAATACAAGTTTATCCTGTCTAAAGGAGGTAAGGAATTCGAGTTTTTACAAGAAAACTATCCTTCTGATACCTCGTATAAGTTTGTCAGGTATGAGCTTTTGAATAAAGACACAACCAAACTTGTCCCTAAAATTATTGGATTTAATGTTGATAGCGACGAAGGTGACAAAACCAAAGAAATTCTGACAGGTAAAAGATTACTAATTACAATACCTGACGTGAATAAAGCTTTTAAGAATTGTGAAGGAGGATGTGTTGAAAAATTAAGGAATTTGATAACTCAATCAGAAAAAATGGGATTTTCACCGGTTATTTTAACCGAACCTGGTTCTTCAGATGTAATGGAGGCATTCAGACATGAGTTACAGCTTGCGGTACCATATTATTTCATGGATGATGTCATTTTGAAAATGATGGTGAGGTCAAATCCGGGGATATTGGTGTTGAAAGATGGAACAGTGCTCGAAAAATGGCACTATAATGATATTCCCGATAGTGATAAATTAAAAATGCTACAGAAGTAG
- a CDS encoding bestrophin family protein, translated as MLLKKNIPIKYVLGKIKYELVFIVIYASVIGYLDSSLHLENISVSTGVPTILGTIISLLLAFRSNQAYDRWWEARVIWGAIVNDSRTLSRLVSSFINDPDFSVEKHSFKEKFIKRHIAWCYCLGDSLRNQVSLSRIKPFLSEQELEYVSKHDNKPNALLYLHSQDINLALEKGWINAYQQVKIEHIITNLCDSMGKCERIKNTIFPTTYSMYINFTLWIFIMLFPFALTSYFGLFEIPLMIAITSALLLVEKMAIHLQDPFENRPTDIPVTALANTIEKNLMQILSEDATTTKAHIESYYVL; from the coding sequence ATGCTATTAAAGAAAAATATTCCCATAAAATATGTATTGGGCAAGATCAAATATGAACTTGTCTTTATAGTTATCTATGCATCTGTTATTGGTTACCTTGATTCTTCATTACATCTGGAAAACATATCGGTCTCTACCGGTGTACCTACAATATTAGGTACCATAATTTCTTTACTCCTTGCCTTTAGATCCAACCAGGCATATGACAGATGGTGGGAAGCAAGAGTTATTTGGGGAGCAATCGTGAATGATTCAAGGACACTTTCCAGACTTGTATCTTCTTTTATAAACGACCCTGACTTCTCTGTCGAAAAACACTCCTTCAAAGAAAAGTTTATCAAACGCCATATCGCCTGGTGTTACTGTCTGGGAGACTCTCTGCGCAATCAAGTAAGCCTTAGCAGAATAAAACCTTTTCTTTCAGAGCAGGAACTGGAATATGTTTCCAAACATGATAATAAGCCGAACGCACTACTGTATCTCCATAGTCAGGATATAAATCTTGCATTGGAAAAAGGCTGGATCAATGCATATCAACAGGTAAAAATAGAACATATTATAACCAACCTATGCGACTCTATGGGTAAATGCGAAAGAATAAAAAATACTATTTTTCCTACTACTTATAGTATGTACATAAACTTTACCCTGTGGATATTCATTATGTTGTTTCCATTTGCGCTTACCAGCTACTTTGGCTTGTTCGAAATTCCATTGATGATTGCTATTACTTCAGCATTGTTACTCGTTGAGAAAATGGCTATTCATTTACAGGATCCTTTTGAAAACAGACCAACAGATATACCTGTAACCGCTTTAGCAAATACTATTGAAAAAAATCTTATGCAAATACTTAGTGAAGATGCAACTACCACAAAAGCTCACATAGAATCTTACTATGTATTATAA
- a CDS encoding DUF6787 family protein, whose protein sequence is MSFWLRLKDKWGIRNNWQMAIIFIVFAITGMSAVEVRKILFPLIGVVEDTPFYVKFLLWLFVIFPFYYVFLLTYGFIFGQFPFFWAMTKKTFGRFGKPFKR, encoded by the coding sequence ATGAGCTTTTGGTTAAGATTGAAAGATAAGTGGGGGATAAGGAACAATTGGCAGATGGCGATTATTTTTATCGTTTTTGCAATAACAGGAATGTCAGCCGTTGAGGTCAGAAAGATTTTATTTCCATTGATAGGAGTAGTAGAGGATACTCCCTTTTATGTGAAGTTCCTTCTCTGGTTATTTGTGATCTTCCCATTTTATTATGTTTTTCTATTAACATATGGATTTATTTTTGGCCAGTTTCCATTCTTTTGGGCAATGACAAAAAAGACATTCGGAAGGTTTGGAAAGCCTTTTAAAAGGTAA
- a CDS encoding OmpP1/FadL family transporter: protein MKISKFIFTTGFLSLFSVSAFSQGPFGYYNDALRFSQSTFGGTARFQGIAGATTALGADMGTLNSNPAGLGFYRKSDVSISPGLNFAGTTTNMLGTETRDNKVSFNIANIGIVFSGAKDDIVPGKYRGGSFGISMTRTNNFQNQFSYSGFNKSNTFGQYVAELARGYSIDEVSNQDINALTDIVGIAYNTYLIDPVNCGVDADKNPIQCPGNPWHSLMSDNIVKQKEIVATKGNQSQWDIAYGGNIDDKVYLGASLGIATIRYEANKVFTETNTQTRDTIDSFSFYDNLSLRGTGINFKVGAIIKPADWIRIGVTGQTPTYYAIRTIYDYKLRTNLNADFVNEFVIPDSDPTYSTLPGTYNYNLTTPARAKAGVALFAGKSGFISGDVEVVGYSGARLKGADPQELDADNDVIKNLYKTTLNFNLGAEARLGDYRLRAGYARLGDPYRHGIVDNLDRTINTFTFGAGLKSESFYADIAFVNTFYKSNYYSYHLNSGREPMAIVNNRNTSVVITIGTSF from the coding sequence ATGAAGATATCAAAATTCATTTTTACAACAGGCTTTTTAAGCCTGTTTTCTGTTTCTGCTTTTTCTCAAGGTCCATTTGGTTACTATAATGATGCATTGAGATTTTCTCAAAGTACATTTGGAGGTACTGCCCGCTTCCAGGGTATCGCAGGAGCCACAACGGCACTTGGTGCAGATATGGGAACACTTAATAGCAACCCTGCAGGTCTGGGATTTTACAGAAAATCTGATGTGAGTATTAGCCCTGGTCTAAACTTCGCAGGAACCACAACCAATATGCTTGGCACAGAGACAAGGGATAATAAAGTCAGCTTTAATATAGCTAATATCGGAATTGTCTTTTCAGGAGCTAAAGATGATATTGTTCCTGGAAAATACCGCGGAGGTTCATTTGGTATCAGCATGACAAGAACCAATAACTTTCAAAATCAATTTAGTTATAGTGGGTTTAATAAATCTAATACATTCGGACAGTATGTAGCTGAATTAGCAAGAGGATATTCAATTGATGAAGTTTCAAATCAAGATATTAATGCCCTTACTGATATTGTAGGAATAGCTTACAATACCTATCTTATTGATCCGGTAAATTGTGGAGTTGACGCAGATAAAAATCCAATTCAATGCCCTGGAAATCCATGGCATTCACTTATGAGCGACAATATAGTAAAGCAAAAAGAAATTGTTGCTACAAAAGGAAATCAGAGTCAATGGGACATAGCATATGGTGGAAATATTGATGATAAAGTGTATTTAGGAGCCTCTTTAGGCATTGCAACAATAAGATATGAAGCTAACAAGGTATTTACAGAAACAAATACTCAAACAAGAGATACTATTGATAGCTTTTCATTTTATGATAATTTATCACTAAGGGGAACCGGAATTAATTTCAAGGTAGGTGCAATTATAAAACCTGCTGATTGGATAAGAATTGGAGTTACCGGCCAAACACCAACATATTATGCTATCAGAACCATTTACGATTATAAATTAAGAACAAATTTAAATGCCGATTTTGTAAATGAATTTGTCATACCTGACTCTGATCCTACATACTCCACCCTTCCCGGAACTTATAATTATAATCTGACAACTCCGGCAAGGGCTAAAGCAGGAGTAGCCTTATTTGCTGGAAAATCAGGGTTTATTTCAGGAGATGTTGAAGTTGTTGGTTATAGCGGGGCAAGATTAAAAGGTGCTGATCCTCAGGAATTGGATGCTGATAATGATGTAATAAAGAATCTTTATAAAACTACACTAAACTTTAACCTCGGAGCAGAAGCCAGACTTGGAGACTATAGACTTAGAGCAGGATATGCCCGTTTGGGAGATCCATACAGGCATGGAATAGTCGATAATCTGGATAGAACTATCAATACTTTTACATTCGGAGCTGGTTTGAAATCCGAAAGCTTTTATGCTGATATTGCATTTGTAAATACATTCTACAAAAGTAATTACTATTCTTATCACTTAAACAGTGGCAGAGAACCTATGGCAATCGTAAATAACAGAAATACGAGTGTTGTAATTACAATTGGAACTAGTTTTTAA
- the proS gene encoding proline--tRNA ligase: MSKGLPKRSEDYSAWYNELVKRADLAENSAVRGCMVIKPYGFSIWEKMQSVLDKMFKDTGHSNAYFPLFIPKSYLSKEASHVEGFAKECAVVTHYRLKNSPDGKGVIVDPEAKLEEELIVRPTSETVIWSTYKNWIQSYRDLPLLVNQWANVVRWEMRTRLFLRTAEFLWQEGHTAHSTSQEAIRETEQMLEIYGNFAEQFMAMPVVKGKKTANERFAGAEDTYCIEALMQDGKALQAGTSHFLGQNFAKAFDVKFANQAGQLDFVWGTSWGVSTRLMGALIMAHSDDEGLVLPPALAPIQVVIVPIFKGKEQLELIREKADVIRKQLLAKGISVKFDDRDTQTPGFKFAEYELKGVPVRLALGARDLENGTIEIARRDTKEKKSFKIEEAVTQVESLLTDIQQNIFNKALKFREENTTKVDSFDEFVKILDTKGGFILAHWDGTSETEEKIKEETKATIRCIPLDAKEEPGKCIYTGKPSTKRVVFARAY; encoded by the coding sequence ATGAGCAAAGGATTGCCAAAAAGAAGTGAAGATTATTCTGCATGGTATAATGAACTGGTAAAAAGAGCGGATCTGGCTGAAAATTCGGCGGTTAGAGGTTGTATGGTTATTAAACCCTATGGTTTTTCCATTTGGGAAAAAATGCAGTCGGTTTTAGATAAAATGTTTAAAGATACAGGACATTCCAATGCCTATTTTCCTCTTTTTATCCCCAAATCTTATTTAAGCAAAGAAGCAAGTCACGTCGAGGGTTTTGCAAAGGAATGTGCAGTAGTAACGCACTACAGATTAAAAAATTCTCCGGATGGAAAAGGTGTAATTGTAGATCCGGAAGCAAAACTTGAAGAAGAACTTATAGTAAGGCCTACTTCAGAAACCGTAATCTGGAGTACATATAAAAACTGGATTCAGTCATATAGAGATCTTCCATTGCTTGTAAATCAATGGGCTAATGTGGTTCGCTGGGAAATGAGAACCCGGTTGTTTCTGCGTACTGCAGAATTTCTGTGGCAGGAAGGTCACACTGCACATTCTACCTCTCAGGAAGCAATCAGAGAGACCGAACAAATGCTTGAAATATATGGAAATTTTGCTGAGCAATTTATGGCAATGCCTGTTGTAAAAGGTAAAAAGACAGCAAATGAGCGTTTTGCAGGAGCGGAAGATACATACTGTATTGAGGCTCTAATGCAGGATGGAAAAGCTTTACAGGCAGGAACTTCGCATTTTCTTGGGCAAAATTTTGCCAAAGCTTTTGATGTAAAATTTGCAAACCAGGCAGGTCAATTGGATTTTGTCTGGGGAACATCCTGGGGAGTGAGTACCAGATTAATGGGAGCACTTATTATGGCTCATTCAGATGATGAAGGCCTGGTTTTACCTCCGGCCCTGGCTCCGATTCAGGTGGTAATTGTACCTATTTTCAAAGGAAAAGAACAACTAGAACTAATAAGGGAAAAAGCTGATGTTATCAGGAAACAACTTCTTGCAAAGGGAATTTCAGTGAAGTTTGATGACAGAGATACCCAGACTCCTGGTTTTAAATTTGCTGAATATGAGCTTAAAGGAGTGCCTGTTCGTCTGGCACTTGGTGCACGAGACCTAGAAAATGGAACAATTGAAATTGCACGTAGAGATACAAAAGAGAAAAAATCTTTTAAAATTGAGGAAGCCGTTACGCAAGTAGAATCCTTATTAACGGATATTCAGCAGAATATTTTTAATAAAGCTTTGAAGTTCAGGGAAGAAAATACCACAAAAGTTGATTCTTTTGATGAATTCGTAAAAATTCTGGATACTAAAGGTGGATTTATTTTAGCCCACTGGGATGGTACTTCTGAAACTGAGGAGAAAATTAAAGAAGAAACAAAAGCCACTATCCGATGCATACCTCTTGATGCCAAAGAGGAACCTGGTAAATGTATTTATACAGGCAAGCCTAGTACAAAGAGAGTGGTATTTGCCAGAGCATACTAA
- a CDS encoding universal stress protein — MLTFLIPTDFSEETFTTIKNLKALVNSGSLKIILFYSVPLPNSIIETLFLPKYKDYRGSDFQKELDKIKAEANRSDMHIHIHCQYGISEAILNHIINEYGIQFSVLSDRHSTDRELFDILKKSNAPVIHIPQGCKINTNPSVGIIIPKGYKAIPSDLQNILPSRRLFIFNESDSLVNINDKSVPVSKAASVLKEMQVNLLIEMNSKRKKSLLKKSTSANFQFEIGIPLLRVNYY; from the coding sequence ATGCTAACATTTCTGATTCCAACAGATTTCTCGGAAGAAACATTTACAACAATTAAAAATCTTAAAGCATTGGTTAATTCCGGTTCTTTAAAGATTATCTTATTTTATTCAGTACCACTTCCAAACTCAATCATTGAAACATTATTTCTGCCTAAATACAAAGATTACCGAGGCAGTGATTTTCAAAAAGAATTAGATAAGATAAAGGCAGAAGCAAATAGATCTGATATGCATATTCACATTCACTGTCAATATGGTATCTCTGAAGCTATACTTAATCATATAATTAATGAATATGGTATACAATTTTCTGTATTATCTGACAGGCACTCCACAGACCGGGAATTGTTTGATATATTAAAGAAAAGTAATGCACCAGTCATACATATTCCTCAGGGATGTAAAATTAACACGAATCCTTCTGTCGGGATTATCATTCCCAAAGGTTATAAAGCAATACCTTCGGATCTTCAGAACATATTGCCCTCACGACGGCTTTTTATATTTAACGAGTCTGATAGCTTGGTGAACATTAATGATAAATCAGTTCCTGTTTCCAAGGCAGCTTCAGTGTTAAAAGAAATGCAGGTTAATTTATTGATTGAGATGAATTCAAAAAGAAAAAAATCATTACTCAAGAAAAGTACATCTGCAAACTTTCAATTCGAAATAGGTATTCCTTTATTAAGAGTCAATTATTATTAA
- a CDS encoding shikimate kinase has translation MKLFLIGLPGSGKSTLGVKLAELLNFDFLDTDASIVKTEGLTINEIFHQFGEEYFRRLEESTLKQLNHLDNIVISTGGGLPCFYDNMNLIKSMGFSIYLNVSPELITERLYAVNDQSRPMVKGKSKEDMLAFLIQKSAERTDFYKRANLEISAGISPEEVIELLKEKKIIF, from the coding sequence ATGAAGCTTTTTTTAATTGGACTTCCGGGTTCTGGGAAATCTACCCTTGGCGTAAAGCTTGCGGAACTACTTAATTTTGACTTTTTAGATACCGATGCATCAATAGTCAAAACAGAAGGATTGACAATTAATGAGATATTTCATCAGTTTGGTGAAGAATATTTCAGACGACTGGAAGAATCAACCTTAAAGCAACTCAATCATCTGGATAATATTGTCATATCGACAGGAGGAGGTTTACCATGTTTTTATGATAATATGAATTTAATAAAATCAATGGGGTTCAGTATATATCTGAACGTTTCTCCGGAATTAATTACAGAAAGGCTGTATGCTGTAAATGATCAAAGCAGACCGATGGTAAAGGGCAAAAGCAAAGAAGATATGCTGGCTTTTCTTATTCAAAAAAGTGCAGAGAGAACAGATTTTTACAAAAGGGCTAACCTGGAAATAAGCGCAGGTATTTCTCCGGAAGAAGTAATAGAATTGTTGAAAGAAAAGAAAATTATTTTTTGA
- the panB gene encoding 3-methyl-2-oxobutanoate hydroxymethyltransferase translates to MSVHKSEIRKVTTHQLQEMKNRKEKISMLTAYDYSMAKILDTAGVDVLLVGDSASNVIAGHETTLPITLDQMIYHASSVIRAVSRALVVVDLPFGSYQGNSSEALRSAIRIMKESGAHSVKIEGGIEIKESILRILSAGVPVMGHLGLTPQSIYKFGTYTVRAREEAEAKKLIEDARLLEDCGCFAIVLEKIPAELAKTVAEELTIPVIGIGAGPFVDGQVLVTHDMLGITKEFKPRFLRRYAELDNIITNAVEEYIKDVKSVDFPGQDEYY, encoded by the coding sequence ATGTCTGTTCACAAATCAGAAATTAGAAAAGTAACTACCCACCAGTTACAGGAAATGAAGAATCGTAAAGAGAAGATCTCCATGCTTACTGCTTACGATTATTCAATGGCAAAAATTCTGGACACAGCTGGTGTTGATGTTCTGCTTGTTGGAGACTCTGCTTCGAATGTGATAGCAGGACACGAGACTACCTTGCCAATAACTCTTGATCAGATGATTTACCATGCGAGTTCTGTGATAAGGGCGGTAAGCAGGGCTTTGGTCGTAGTGGATCTTCCTTTCGGATCTTATCAGGGAAACTCTTCTGAAGCTTTAAGATCTGCCATCAGGATCATGAAGGAGTCAGGGGCCCACTCAGTAAAGATTGAAGGCGGTATAGAAATAAAAGAAAGTATTCTAAGAATATTAAGCGCTGGTGTACCAGTTATGGGGCATCTCGGACTCACTCCTCAGAGTATTTATAAATTCGGAACATACACAGTAAGAGCAAGAGAAGAGGCGGAAGCTAAGAAACTTATTGAAGATGCCAGACTTTTAGAAGATTGTGGGTGTTTTGCTATTGTACTGGAAAAGATTCCTGCAGAATTAGCAAAAACAGTTGCCGAAGAGCTAACTATTCCTGTGATTGGTATTGGAGCCGGTCCATTTGTTGATGGACAAGTACTTGTTACTCATGATATGCTTGGAATTACCAAAGAGTTTAAACCAAGGTTTTTGAGAAGATATGCGGAGCTTGATAATATCATTACCAATGCTGTTGAAGAGTATATTAAAGATGTAAAGTCTGTGGACTTTCCCGGACAAGATGAATATTATTAA
- a CDS encoding RluA family pseudouridine synthase: MDFSDKFEVVFEDNHLIIVNKRSGILVQGDETGDKALPDYIKDYLRIKYNKPGNIFAGVVHRLDRPVSGLVVIAKTSKALERMNEIFRERKVEKVYWAIVGNKPPDLSGKLVHWMKKDGKINVSKTYDNQIKDSLRAELDYQMVGKSGESYLLEVSPHTGRHHQIRAQLSSMGCPIKGDVKYGFSEKNADHSICLHARRLKFIHPVKKEPIELIANLPGSGAWGKFRMFE, translated from the coding sequence GTGGATTTCTCAGATAAATTTGAGGTTGTCTTCGAGGACAATCATCTTATTATAGTTAATAAAAGAAGCGGCATTCTGGTGCAGGGTGATGAGACTGGAGATAAGGCATTACCTGATTATATCAAAGATTACTTAAGGATTAAATACAATAAGCCGGGAAATATTTTTGCCGGTGTTGTACATAGACTTGACAGACCTGTAAGTGGGCTCGTCGTCATTGCCAAAACTTCCAAAGCTTTGGAAAGGATGAATGAGATCTTCAGAGAAAGAAAGGTTGAAAAAGTATATTGGGCCATTGTTGGAAATAAGCCTCCGGATCTTTCAGGAAAGCTGGTTCACTGGATGAAGAAAGATGGTAAAATTAATGTATCCAAAACCTATGATAATCAGATAAAGGATAGTTTACGAGCAGAACTGGACTATCAGATGGTTGGTAAATCGGGGGAGTCATATTTGCTTGAGGTGAGTCCTCATACAGGCAGACATCATCAAATAAGGGCTCAATTGTCATCTATGGGATGTCCGATTAAAGGCGACGTGAAATATGGATTTTCTGAAAAAAATGCTGATCACAGTATTTGTCTTCATGCCAGGAGATTAAAATTTATTCACCCAGTAAAAAAGGAACCCATTGAACTTATTGCCAATTTGCCGGGTTCGGGAGCTTGGGGGAAGTTTAGAATGTTTGAATAA